The following is a genomic window from Solanum stenotomum isolate F172 chromosome 4, ASM1918654v1, whole genome shotgun sequence.
TGATGCAACTTAGTTCAACATATCAGCACATTCAAACTCTTAAATGAAAAGCTTGAGTATGTCGTTGATAACATTGTCTCATGAGAgacataaaaattgaaagattcATGTTTGGTTCGGGAAGGGATTATGAAACCAGGATTCAAAATCAGTCACAAGCTTggaaagaaatgagaagaatATTTTATGTATTCAGAACATCACCCGTAACAATCCACAATGAAATGATAGCGCCATTATATGGAGTTAAAAAACATGAATTTGGACTTTATGCATTTAAGCTCAAATGAATCAGATTAATTTTTGGAAAATCAGAATCAGATTAAACCTTATACATATCTCACGTGCAGAGGGAGAGCGGCAAATCCACCTCTTTCGCCTTCAACCCCATTTCTCATGTGTAGAAGAACatacttttttttctatatCCCTTTACAAAGACTATCGAAGTTTACAATTCCTTATTATGAAAAagagacaacaacaacaacaacaacaacatacccagtgaaatcccactaggtggggtctggggagggtagagtgtacgcagaccttgccactacctcgttgaggtagagaggctgtttccgaaagaccctcagctcaagtacaacaaatccaagtaaaatgaAGAGGGAAACAATGTATAAAGCATCAATAAAATAATGCAAGAAGTGAAACGCAGTAACCAACATAAAGCTATAGGTATCGCAGACAAGAACTGCAAGTGCAAGGCTAGGACTACCacaaacgctaacaacccaaACCCTCGCAAGGAAAGCCAACGCGCTAACCCTACTAACCtacaaccttaatacgcgacctccactccttcctatctagagtcatgtcctcggtaatgtgaagctgagccaagtcctgtctaatcacctctccccaatacttcttaggcctacctctacccctctgcgtaccctctacaaccagcccctcacacctcctcacAGGGGCGTCTGTAcaccgtctcttcacatgtccaaaccattgcaatctcgcttccctcagtttgtccaccacagaggccactcccaccttctcccggacaacctcattcctaatcttatcgctcctagtgtgcccacacatccatctcaacatcctcatctccgcaacatgcattttttgaacatgtaagttcttgactggccaacttTCTTCCTAATCCCTGAGGGACACTTTCTTTTGAGATATTATAGACATTTTTGTGATGCATATCTTCACTCAAAAAACTAGCAAAcacaaaacaagaagaaaaaaaatcttaaagtCACCTTCTGTATTTTGGCACCATATTTCTCTTCCTCCTCGTCTACAAACTGCGAGATAAATTAAATCTTAATCAATTTTACAGTCTATCGATCTCTTCATCATCCTCTCGTAATGGAAAAATGAAAAGCTAAGTAAGTTTAATGTGTGTGTTTTTGCTTCGTTTAGCTGACCTGTCCAGTGAGAGTATACAGTCTGTTGTTAATCCCATTGTCTGCTATCTCAAGCACTGAAAATAGATGTCTGGGACTTTCACCGGGATTTTGCAGAGTGTACTCGATGTAATACAACCCTGATTAATAAAAGTGACAATTATCAACGGCTCAAAAAATTGAACATCCTCACATTATGTGCAAGTATAAACTCCTAAACATTGAAGTAAAGTCACAACTACTTCAGTGAGAAAAAATCACTTAGTTTCTTAAATGAGAGgcagattcaaaattttaagtttacgTGTTCGAAACTCTAGGAATGAGAGCTTTTCTTCTTGACTTGTCGAAAATCATTTCATAAAAGCACTTTCTAATTCTGTAGGTACAATAGTATGCATTCCATTTCATGGCTTTATAAACAGACTATGTTCGACTTATAAGTAAACCTAAAATAACCATTGCAGCGAGGCAAGTTTTAACGATTGTTTTAGATTGTGTTATATACCTTTAGAAGCTTTGCTATCTATGAGTTTTGCTTTCACTCCCAGAGGCCTTTGCCAGCTTCTATCTAATCCACTGACCTGTTAAAAATCATTGAGGACCGAAGTAAGAACGCTAAATGAAGcattaaaaggaaaaggaacGGAGAGTCTTTTTAGAAGTAGAGATTGATTAAACCAAACCAGATTCTCGGCAAAAGCATCAACTTTTCCGAAAGATTCCAACTTGGTGAAATCAACACCAAGGCTTGTGATTACAATGCTGACTGATACAACAGATGATCGAATTCATATACACAGCAATTTAATAAAGCTCAATTGAATCGATCCATCACAATGTCCAACTAATACCATTTGAGTTAGAAGCTTCTCGAGGATAGAAAGCTATGAGTGACCTTACTCCATCACCTTCTCCCGTGCCTATTTGCCAATCTGTAAGTAATTCTTCATTTGTTAACATCATTTTCTTCCCATTCTCGTCGTGTTAGAGCAAATCTCTTTAGTCCTTGACAGAGATcatctcttctcaagaactatGAATGTAAAAGTTTTACGTCTCAATATCTAAGACAAAAAGATCCTATATTTGTTAAACAAAGGTGATTTTTCCTTTCTGTCcaagccttggtggacagagttactcGACAACTATACTGATGGGAGGTAGCAGACACCCCAGAATTAGTCAAGGTGCCCGCAAGTTGCCCAGAGTCACTACggttatcccaaaaaaaaagaaaaaagatccAATCTGTGTTACTACATTTTACATACCAACTCTCAATTTAATTATAGAATTAAGCTGCTATAACTCATAATAATCCGTAGATGCTCTCTTCAGCACATGGATTTATCGATGAAGAGCACCTAAAATGCTTctattcaagaagaaaaaaacggAATGTAAAACCATACCACTAGGTATCGTGATCTTAAACTTGTTGACATCATCTGAATAAACACGAAAATCCTCCAAGACATCTGAAATAACATCATCCATTTTAGCAAGTAGACATTCTGAAGGATACTGAGCATgtcaaagtgaaaaaattatcaaagtGTACCGTTCTCTGCCAATGCAATCGATGTAAAGGTGGACAGAGAAAGTGCAACAAAGCCTGCCTGTAATAGGAGCTCTCTTCTCTTGGTTACACATTCCCCTTTAACTTGTTCACTATCCAAATATTCGAATTTCAAAACCAAATGaggtaaaaaaaagaagaaattctCAAATGTACTCTGATTATCAATCAAGCAGATCGAAAATTGACAACAGTTCACGGTAACTGAATAaataaaacacacaaaaaagaaaagattgaagGTCAACAACACATCTAAAGTATTTCagttttttgagtttcataccttaACTATCATTTGTGTGAGTTCC
Proteins encoded in this region:
- the LOC125861533 gene encoding psbP domain-containing protein 3, chloroplastic-like, whose protein sequence is MAKLEGRRRRVEGSANFSNFEILLRKGHMNMKTLMKGDNNVGPKLINSSSEQVKGECVTKRRELLLQAGFVALSLSTFTSIALAENDVLEDFRVYSDDVNKFKITIPSDWQIGTGEGDGVRSLIAFYPREASNSNVSIVITSLGVDFTKLESFGKVDAFAENLVSGLDRSWQRPLGVKAKLIDSKASKGLYYIEYTLQNPGESPRHLFSVLEIADNGINNRLYTLTGQFVDEEEEKYGAKIQKAVSSFRLI